In Oenanthe melanoleuca isolate GR-GAL-2019-014 chromosome 9, OMel1.0, whole genome shotgun sequence, the following are encoded in one genomic region:
- the SLITRK3 gene encoding SLIT and NTRK-like protein 3, translating into MMKPSTAETLHKGRMLWIILLSTIALAWTTPIPLIEDSEELDEPCFDPCYCEVKESLFHIHCDNKGFINISQITESWSRPFKLYLQRNSMRKLYTNSFLHLNNAVSINLGNNALQDIQTGAFNGLRVLKRLYLHENKLDIFRNDTFLGLESLEYLQADYNVIKRIESGAFRNLSKLRVLILNDNLIPMLPTNLFKSVSLTHLDLRGNRLKVLSYRGMLDHIGRSLMEIQLEENPWNCTCEIVQLKSWLERIPYTALVGDITCETPFHFHGKDLREIKRSKLCPMLSDSEVEASLGIPQLSSSKENAWPTKPSSMLSSFHFTASSVEYKTSNKQPKPTKQPRAPRPPPTPRGLYPGPNQPPVAAYQTRPPIPIICPTGCSCNLHINDLGLTVNCKERGFHNISELLPRPLNAKKLYLSGNLIQKIYRSDFWNFSSLDLLHLGNNRISYVQDGAFINLPNLKSLYLNGNDIERLTPGMFRGLQSLHYLYFEYNLIREIQPAAFSLMPNLKLLFLNDNLLRTLPTDAFAGTSLARLNLRNNHFLALPVAGVLEHLHAIVQIDLKLNPWDCTCELVPLKQWLEALSSVSVVGEVLCASPEPLARRDLRSLELAALCPAALRPAAAAAASPPAAAAPPPPSATGAAAYELPPAAAAVPLSVLILSLLVLFFSAVLVAAGLFAFVLRRRRRKLPFRGPRAEAADLGAVPLRCPRLFPEGGGGGGGGGGGGGGGPGERSPEKAPPAGHVYDYIPHPVTQMCNNPIYKPREEEEAAGGGGGEAAELLRGGGGERGFAHPAAPAAATEPGSSYRTLLEKEQEWSLAVSSSQLNTIVAVHPQHPAGGGLAAAAAAAAAGGIPRDRDRPPPCAVGFVDCLYGTVPKLKELHVHPPGMQYPDLQQDARLKETLLFAAGKGFPDHQTPTSEYLELRAKLQTKPDYLEVLEKTTYRF; encoded by the coding sequence ATGATGAAACCTTCCACGGCAGAGACGCTCCATAAAGGAAGGATGTTGTGGATAATTCTTCTAAGCACAATTGCTCTAGCATGGACTACACCCATTCCCTTGATAGAGGACTCGGAGGAACTGGATGAGCCCTGCTTTGATCCATGTTACTGTGAAGTGAAGGAGAGCCTTTTCCATATACATTGTGACAACAAGGGATTTATAAATATTAGCCAGATAACAGAGTCGTGGTCGAGACCTTTTAAACTTTATCTGCAGAGGAATTCCATGAGGAAATTGTACACCAACAGTTTTCTTCACTTGAACAATGCTGTATCTATTAACCTTGGGAACAATGCACTGCAGGACATTCAGACGGGGGCTTTTAACGGGCTCCGGGTTCTGAAGAGGTTGTATTTGCACGAAAACAAATTGGACATTTTCAGGAACGACACTTTCCTGGGTTTGGAAAGTCTGGAATATCTGCAGGCAGATTACAATGTCATTAAACGGATTGAAAGTGGGGCATTTCGAAACCTAAGTAAATTGAGGGTCCTTATCCTAAATGACAATCTCATCCCCATGCTTCCCACCAATTTATTTAAGTCTGTGTCCTTAACCCACTTGGACTTGCGGGGGAACCGCCTCAAAGTCCTTTCGTACCGCGGGATGTTGGACCACATCGGCAGGAGCCTGATGGAGATCCAGCTGGAGGAGAACCCGTGGAACTGTACGTGCGAGATCGTGCAGCTCAAGAGCTGGCTGGAGCGCATCCCCTACACCGCCCTGGTGGGGGACATCACCTGCGAGACGCCCTTCCACTTCCACGGGAAGGACCTGCGGGAGATCAAAAGGAGCAAGCTCTGCCCCATGCTGTCCGACTCGGAGGTGGAAGCCAGCCTGGGCATCCCTCAGCTGTCCTCCAGCAAGGAGAACGCCTGGCCCACCAAGCCTTCCTCCATGCTGTCCTCCTTCCATTTCACCGCTTCCTCTGTTGAGTACAAAACGTCCAACAAGCAGCCCAAGCCCACCAAGCAGCCCCGGGCGCCCCGGCCTCCCCCGACCCCCCGTGGCCTGTACCCCGGGCCCAACCAGCCGCCCGTGGCTGCCTACCAGACCCGGCCCCCCATCCCCATCATCTGCCCCACCGGCTGCTCTTGCAATTTGCACATCAACGACCTGGGCCTGACGGTCAACTGCAAGGAGCGGGGGTTCCACAACATCTCCGAGCTCCTGCCCAGGCCCTTGAACGCCAAGAAGCTGTACCTGAGCGGGAATTTGATCCAGAAAATCTACCGCTCCGatttctggaatttttcctcCTTGGATCTCTTACACCTGGGGAACAACCGGATCTCCTACGTGCAGGACGGGGCGTTCATCAACCTGCCCAACCTCAAGAGCCTGTACCTGAACGGGAACGACATCGAGCGGCTCACCCCGGGCATGTTCCGGGGCCTGCAGAGTTTGCATTACCTGTACTTCGAGTACAACCTGATCAGGGAAATCCAGCCGGCGGCCTTCAGCCTCATGCCCAACCTGAAGCTCCTCTTCCTCAACGACAACCTGCTGCGCACGCTGCCCACCGACGCCTTCGCCGGCACCTCCCTGGCGCGCCTCAACCTGCGCAACAACCACTTCCTGGCGCTGCCGGTGGCCGGGGTGCTGGAGCACCTGCACGCCATCGTGCAGATCGACCTGAAGCTCAACCCCTGGGACTGCACCTGCGAGCTGGTGCCGCTCAAGCAGTGGCTGGAGGCGCTCAGCTCCGTCAGCGTGGTGGGCGAGGTGCTGTGCGCCAGCCCCGAGCCGCTGGCCCGCCGCGACCTGCGCTCGCTGGAGCTGGCCGCGCTGTGCCCCGCCGCGCtgcgccccgccgccgccgccgccgcctcgccccccgccgccgccgctcctccGCCGCCCTCCGCCACCGGCGCGGCCGCCTACGAGCTGCCCCCGGCCGCCGCGGCCGTGCCGCTCTCCGTGCTCATCCTCAGCCTGCTCGTCCTCTTCTTCTCCGCCGTGCTGGTGGCCGCCGGGCTCTTCGCCTTCGTGCTGCGGCGCCGCCGGAGGAAGCTGCCGTTCCGCGGCCCGCGGGCGGAGGCGGCGGACCTGGGCGCGGTGCCGCTGCGCTGCCCGCGGCTCTTCCCcgagggcggcggcggcggcggcggcggcggcggcggcggcggggggggcCCCGGGGAGCGCTCCCCGGAGAAAGCGCCCCCGGCGGGCCACGTCTACGACTACATCCCGCACCCGGTGACCCAGATGTGCAACAACCCCATCTACAAGCcgcgggaggaggaggaggcggcgggcggcggcggcggcgaggcGGCCGAGCTGctgcggggcggcggcggcgagcgCGGCTTCGCGCaccccgctgcccccgccgccgccacgGAGCCGGGCAGCAGCTACCGCACCTtgctggagaaggagcaggagtgGAGCCTGGCCGTGTCCAGCTCGCAGCTCAACACCATCGTGGCCgtgcacccccagcaccccgcGGGCGGAgggctggcggcggcggcggcggcggcggcggcggggggaaTCCCGCGGGACCGCGACCGCCCGCCGCCCTGCGCCGTGGGCTTCGTGGACTGCCTGTACGGCACCGTGCCCAAGCTGAAGGAACTGCACGTCCACCCCCCCGGCATGCAATACCCGGACCTGCAGCAGGACGCCAGGCTGAAGGAGACGCTGCTCTTCGCGGCCGGCAAGGGCTTCCCGGACCACCAAACCCCCACAAGCGAATACCTCGAGTTAAGGGCCAAACTCCAAACCAAGCCGGATTACCTCGAAGTCCTGGAGAAGACCACGTACCGGTTCTGa